From the genome of Chitinispirillales bacterium ANBcel5, one region includes:
- a CDS encoding sugar transferase, giving the protein MKTMHRQVLLDSFKLADVFLLVAAFIGADILVNPPYTLARITEMVSPRISALNSFLGILMLLSWHLIFLTFGAYNTKRFTALIEEAFLMLKCVLFCTATIVFLDFYRPLDLVNLPFVHFFFWLSLLSLMTFRVLLRHALGLLRAKGRNVRYILIAGTGERALSFYNYIDNNPELGYRVLGFVDSSWHGPKDPKSGLPEIVCDFDSFSSYIRKNVVDEVVVCLPIKTYYQQITTIMDTAQEQGILLRMSTDLFKLKQAKTKVEHMGESPLITVVTGGMYTRMVLLKSIIDFLSALILIFILSPLIVATMIAVKLTSKGPVFFLQPRVGMNKRIFNVVKFRTMGTDAEKKLDDLSHLNERKDGAAFKITNDPRVTPIGKILRKFSIDELPQLFNVLRGDMSLVGPRPLPIRDYEGFDKDWQRRRFSVKPGITCIWQVSGRDNITFDQWMEMDMEYIDQWSLWLDMKILFKTVPVSIFGVGAS; this is encoded by the coding sequence ATGAAAACAATGCACCGTCAAGTCTTACTTGATAGTTTTAAACTCGCTGATGTTTTCCTTCTCGTCGCGGCATTTATCGGTGCTGATATACTGGTAAATCCTCCCTATACACTTGCAAGAATTACCGAAATGGTTTCGCCCCGTATCTCCGCGCTTAACAGTTTTTTAGGGATACTGATGCTTCTGAGCTGGCATCTTATCTTTCTTACTTTCGGGGCCTACAATACCAAACGCTTTACCGCGCTTATTGAAGAAGCGTTTCTTATGTTAAAATGTGTGCTGTTTTGCACCGCTACCATAGTTTTTCTGGACTTCTACCGCCCTCTGGATCTGGTGAACCTTCCCTTTGTACACTTCTTCTTTTGGCTCAGCCTGCTCTCTCTTATGACTTTTCGGGTGTTACTGCGTCACGCGCTGGGCCTTTTACGTGCAAAGGGGCGCAATGTGCGTTATATCCTCATTGCCGGTACAGGAGAGCGCGCACTCTCCTTCTACAATTATATAGACAATAACCCTGAACTTGGTTACCGTGTCCTTGGTTTTGTGGATTCATCATGGCACGGCCCAAAAGATCCCAAAAGTGGTTTACCGGAAATAGTGTGTGATTTTGACTCCTTTTCATCATATATAAGGAAAAATGTAGTTGATGAAGTGGTGGTGTGTCTTCCTATCAAAACCTACTATCAGCAAATTACTACTATTATGGATACCGCTCAGGAGCAGGGGATACTTCTGAGAATGTCCACCGATCTTTTTAAACTCAAGCAGGCCAAAACAAAGGTTGAGCACATGGGGGAGAGCCCTCTTATCACCGTTGTAACCGGGGGAATGTACACACGAATGGTGTTGTTAAAGTCGATCATCGATTTTTTATCCGCGCTTATTCTCATTTTTATCCTCTCTCCGCTGATTGTCGCCACCATGATAGCGGTAAAGCTTACCAGTAAGGGCCCGGTGTTTTTCCTCCAGCCCAGGGTGGGAATGAACAAACGAATTTTCAATGTGGTGAAATTTCGCACCATGGGTACCGACGCGGAGAAGAAACTTGATGACCTTTCGCATCTTAATGAGCGCAAGGATGGTGCGGCGTTTAAGATAACAAATGACCCCCGGGTCACCCCCATAGGTAAGATTTTAAGGAAGTTTAGCATAGATGAGCTGCCGCAGCTTTTTAATGTGTTAAGGGGTGATATGTCACTGGTGGGGCCACGTCCCCTTCCCATAAGAGATTATGAGGGCTTTGATAAGGACTGGCAGCGAAGGCGTTTTTCGGTGAAGCCAGGGATTACCTGTATCTGGCAGGTCTCGGGAAGAGACAATATCACCTTTGATCAGTGGATGGAGATGGATATGGAGTACATAGACCAGTGGTCTTTGTGGCTTGATATGAAGATTCTCTTTAAAACCGTACCGGTGAGCATTTTTGGTGTAGGCGCTTCATGA
- a CDS encoding Coenzyme F420 hydrogenase/dehydrogenase, beta subunit C-terminal domain, which yields MADFRSLLQTVVQRGFCVGCGVCASQCPKNLIIISQTPAGQYTPQLKNGGECTACGRCVSVCPFYFENHNEDFIGEHKFRNNAAFRHTPETGFFTDTFVGYADDKTRINGASGGALSYLLKAMLSNEMIDGIITVEPHNDPRKLFKYTVINSVEGIERCAKSAYYPVELSEVLSVVKKEEKRYVLVGLPCVIKAVELARIQDPTLRKTIVYTLGLVCGQSKTQKYTEYLITQFGVPVESVTKVTYRKKVADRPSSDYAFEIETNDGTTLRKLWSEGVNTVWCNDFFKQKSCYFCDDVFAECADASFMDAWLPPYSTDYRGHSLVIGRNSEITQLFTQSWGFEPIGVNEIIKSQKPALINKRGKSVQLFRTQTKVPVPQTRNFDSIDDSSRFAAFRRKYKNSQLTRSGDDSLVFKSVTRLCKNTIYKRIHRKFIRLISSK from the coding sequence ATGGCTGATTTTCGATCATTACTACAGACTGTTGTACAGCGCGGCTTTTGTGTTGGATGTGGTGTTTGTGCCTCGCAATGCCCTAAGAACCTGATCATAATTTCACAAACCCCCGCAGGTCAGTATACCCCCCAATTGAAAAACGGCGGAGAGTGTACCGCCTGTGGTCGTTGTGTATCGGTTTGCCCGTTCTATTTTGAAAACCATAACGAAGATTTTATTGGTGAACATAAATTCAGGAACAATGCCGCTTTCAGGCATACCCCTGAGACCGGATTTTTTACCGATACCTTTGTGGGGTATGCAGATGATAAAACGAGAATCAATGGTGCTTCCGGGGGGGCACTCTCCTATTTGCTCAAAGCAATGCTTAGTAACGAAATGATTGACGGTATAATCACTGTTGAGCCTCATAATGATCCCCGTAAGCTGTTTAAATACACTGTGATAAACTCGGTAGAGGGTATCGAACGCTGTGCTAAATCGGCCTATTATCCTGTTGAGTTGAGTGAGGTGCTTTCGGTGGTAAAAAAGGAGGAGAAACGATACGTATTGGTTGGACTGCCGTGTGTAATTAAGGCTGTTGAGCTTGCTCGTATCCAGGATCCCACTCTCAGAAAAACGATCGTGTACACACTTGGGTTAGTGTGCGGACAGAGTAAAACCCAGAAGTATACCGAGTATCTGATTACACAATTTGGCGTACCGGTTGAAAGTGTAACTAAAGTAACCTATCGCAAAAAGGTCGCAGATCGCCCAAGCTCCGATTATGCTTTTGAAATTGAAACCAACGATGGGACGACTTTGCGCAAATTGTGGTCTGAAGGGGTCAATACCGTATGGTGTAATGATTTTTTTAAACAAAAGAGCTGCTATTTTTGTGATGATGTATTTGCTGAGTGTGCTGATGCAAGCTTTATGGATGCATGGTTACCCCCATACAGTACTGATTACAGGGGTCATAGTTTGGTAATAGGTAGAAATAGTGAAATAACCCAACTTTTTACCCAATCCTGGGGTTTTGAGCCTATAGGGGTAAATGAAATTATTAAAAGCCAAAAGCCGGCTTTGATCAACAAAAGGGGGAAGAGTGTACAACTTTTCCGCACTCAAACAAAAGTGCCGGTACCACAAACGAGAAACTTTGATAGTATAGATGATAGTAGTAGGTTTGCTGCGTTCAGGAGAAAATACAAGAATTCACAACTAACCAGATCGGGTGATGATTCATTAGTATTTAAGTCAGTTACAAGATTGTGCAAAAATACTATATACAAGAGAATACATAGAAAATTTATAAGACTCATTTCATCGAAGTGA